The proteins below come from a single Lentimicrobiaceae bacterium genomic window:
- a CDS encoding GNAT family N-acetyltransferase: MINYLSLTKTNSSAHPDFIRCLELYHQAFPPDERRPTDALTALLAQQAFSFYTISLNKNLAGFITCWNFSQFAFIEHFAIFPEMRSAGTGSLALQKILHKQTLPVILEVELPDSTEAVKRIRFYEKNGFHILSKQYIQPAYSREKKPVEAWLMGNQQPGTLQLNNFVKHLHTEVYPII; the protein is encoded by the coding sequence ATGATAAATTATCTCAGCCTGACAAAGACCAATTCATCTGCACACCCTGACTTTATCAGATGCCTGGAGCTGTATCATCAGGCCTTCCCTCCTGATGAACGCCGGCCCACAGATGCATTGACGGCACTGCTTGCCCAACAGGCCTTTTCATTCTATACCATCAGCCTGAACAAAAACCTGGCAGGTTTTATAACATGTTGGAATTTCAGCCAATTCGCCTTTATTGAGCATTTTGCCATTTTTCCTGAGATGAGATCTGCTGGAACCGGCAGCCTTGCCTTGCAAAAAATACTGCATAAACAAACCCTGCCCGTCATTCTTGAGGTTGAACTACCTGACAGTACAGAAGCCGTAAAACGAATTCGTTTTTATGAAAAAAACGGCTTCCACATTCTAAGTAAACAGTATATTCAACCAGCTTACAGTCGCGAAAAAAAGCCCGTAGAGGCGTGGTTAATGGGCAATCAACAGCCCGGCACGCTGCAACTGAATAATTTTGTAAAACATTTACATACAGAGGTCTACCCAATTATTTGA
- a CDS encoding PAS domain S-box protein, giving the protein MGETNNLRSSKKNMSVTAEELQLKLEEMQLKIAQLEGQNEELRKLFETSNTESGRFNSELLIENAPDGITLITEEGKIKYASPSARRIFGYDSTQITSIDTLESTHPEDLPHVLEALVAIMNDPSLIRVVDYRFKSSDGSWKWIESTLTNKLNTPGLESIVFNFREITKRKNAEQALRVSEEKFRMLLDLATDAFFQGDTQGNLITVNNKACELTGYSKAELLGFNISKLFSKDELQKNPLMYERLLAGETVRNERQIIRKDKTQVTIEMNSRAMPDGTFQTFVRDITERKKIEEELERERRFFEQVFEQSSTSTQILDPDGWCLRVNPKFCEMLGVAAEDIEGKKNNIFREGKVFLDGNEDQLRNVFNNHCIEEWEIFFDIGLEARKLNLKCSSDKQAWFVNKAYPILDKDGKLLNVIIQHEDISERKQAEEALRLKEEQLLSVINGTQDIICFKDGSGRWLQANQADLELFELTDVDYYLKKDSELAEFTHKAYYEAFMNCEKSDEQAWAKGSVLIQDEYIPDAKGNIRIFETIKTPLFNSDGSRKGLVVFGRDVSATKKAIEALKESEDKFRTLAESAPYAIMIYQDDHWVYANPAGERITGYSAEELNQMNFWNIAADDYREMVKERGQKRQTGISTTPSYEFKIRTKIGEEKWVFLSGRSLLFNGKMGGLISAVDITDRKLAEDAVHRERRLLRTLIDNLPDTIYFKDNDCRKIVANRADLKFLGIPDESMALGKTDIDLFGVEKGTRGHEDDLKVIQSGQPLIDSENDVTDAEGRPRWLLTSKIPLFDEQGEVNGLVGIGHDITERRRAEKIQRVLFQISNAVLITNDLEQLFKIIWEQLSTLVDTTNFFIAFYDEETDMLTTPFFKDEKDVSEPWPAEKSATGYVIKNKKSLLADMETFGKLEKEGVIMSYGQDCQIWLGVPLLVNDKAIGAIVVQSYNNPQAYSQKDVEMLEFISHQISLSIQRKMTEQDLLVALAKAEESDRLKTAFLNNMSHEIRTPLNGILGFTSLLNDPDIDADEQQYFHRIIEQNGQQLLSIINDIINIATIEAGQEKVRSVAVDVNAMLDLMFTQFKIQSASKQLMLNFKTLLSNDEAIIKTDETKLMQIMTNLIGNALKFTDKGVVEFGVSRQKQMLEFYVSDTGIGIAPELHNVIFERFRQANSSLTKEYGGNGLGLAITKAYVNLLGGEIWLESSAGKGSTFYFSIPYEPVSPKTEGPAESTEQAISVSGHHGREKTLLVAEDVYANYQLLEAILKRKNYHIIHVENGIEAIEACKNNPEIDLVLMDMKMPEMDGYQATSIIKIMRPHLPVVAVTAYALGGDKEKALNAGCDDYITKPVKAANLLEILDRYLHEADV; this is encoded by the coding sequence ATGGGAGAAACAAACAATCTGAGAAGTAGTAAAAAAAATATGTCGGTAACTGCAGAGGAATTGCAGTTGAAGCTGGAGGAAATGCAATTGAAAATTGCACAGCTTGAAGGACAAAATGAAGAACTCAGAAAGCTGTTTGAGACAAGTAATACTGAGAGCGGAAGGTTTAATTCAGAGCTTTTGATTGAAAATGCCCCTGACGGCATTACATTAATTACGGAGGAAGGTAAGATTAAATATGCCAGCCCGTCAGCGCGCCGCATTTTTGGCTATGATTCAACGCAGATAACCAGTATTGATACACTGGAAAGTACGCATCCTGAAGATTTGCCTCATGTGTTGGAAGCATTGGTGGCTATTATGAACGATCCATCACTTATCAGGGTGGTTGATTACCGTTTTAAATCAAGCGATGGCAGCTGGAAATGGATTGAAAGTACTTTGACCAATAAACTGAATACCCCCGGCCTTGAATCTATTGTTTTTAATTTCAGAGAAATAACCAAAAGAAAAAATGCTGAGCAGGCGTTAAGGGTGAGTGAAGAAAAATTCAGGATGCTGCTGGATCTTGCTACAGATGCTTTTTTTCAGGGAGATACCCAAGGAAACCTGATTACAGTGAACAATAAGGCTTGCGAGCTTACGGGCTATAGCAAAGCGGAGTTGCTAGGTTTCAATATCAGTAAGCTTTTTTCAAAGGATGAACTTCAGAAAAATCCTTTAATGTACGAAAGGCTTCTTGCCGGTGAAACAGTAAGAAATGAAAGGCAGATAATAAGAAAAGACAAGACACAGGTTACCATTGAAATGAACTCACGGGCAATGCCTGATGGAACTTTTCAAACCTTTGTAAGAGATATTACCGAAAGGAAAAAAATTGAAGAAGAACTTGAGCGGGAGCGCAGGTTTTTTGAACAGGTATTTGAACAATCATCAACCAGTACCCAGATTTTAGACCCCGATGGATGGTGCTTAAGGGTGAATCCTAAGTTTTGTGAAATGCTGGGGGTTGCTGCTGAGGATATTGAAGGCAAGAAAAACAATATTTTCAGAGAAGGAAAAGTATTCCTTGATGGAAATGAAGATCAACTCAGAAATGTATTTAACAATCATTGCATTGAAGAGTGGGAGATTTTTTTTGATATAGGTTTGGAGGCCCGTAAACTAAACCTTAAATGCAGTTCTGATAAGCAGGCCTGGTTTGTCAATAAAGCTTATCCTATTCTGGATAAAGATGGGAAGTTGCTTAATGTGATTATTCAGCATGAAGATATTTCGGAACGCAAACAGGCCGAAGAGGCCCTGAGGCTCAAGGAAGAGCAATTGCTTTCGGTGATCAACGGAACCCAGGATATCATCTGCTTTAAAGACGGTAGTGGCCGGTGGTTGCAGGCCAATCAGGCCGACCTCGAATTGTTTGAATTAACAGATGTTGATTATTACCTGAAAAAAGATTCAGAACTGGCTGAATTTACGCATAAAGCATACTATGAGGCTTTTATGAATTGTGAGAAATCCGATGAACAGGCATGGGCAAAGGGCTCTGTACTGATTCAGGATGAATATATTCCCGATGCCAAAGGCAATATCAGAATATTTGAAACCATTAAAACACCTTTGTTCAACAGTGATGGTAGCCGTAAAGGCTTAGTGGTGTTCGGCCGAGATGTGTCTGCTACAAAAAAGGCCATTGAGGCGCTGAAAGAAAGTGAAGATAAATTTCGCACCCTGGCCGAGTCGGCTCCATATGCCATTATGATTTATCAGGACGACCACTGGGTTTATGCCAATCCGGCCGGAGAGCGCATTACGGGTTATTCAGCCGAGGAACTGAATCAAATGAATTTCTGGAATATTGCTGCCGATGATTACCGCGAAATGGTGAAAGAAAGAGGTCAAAAGCGGCAAACCGGCATTTCAACTACTCCATCATATGAGTTTAAAATCCGTACAAAAATCGGCGAAGAAAAATGGGTGTTCCTGAGCGGACGATCCCTGCTTTTTAACGGGAAAATGGGTGGCTTGATTTCAGCCGTTGATATTACTGACCGCAAACTGGCCGAAGATGCAGTTCATCGCGAAAGACGCCTGCTGCGAACCCTGATTGATAATTTGCCCGATACCATTTATTTTAAAGATAATGATTGCCGCAAAATTGTAGCCAACCGGGCCGACCTGAAGTTTTTGGGAATCCCGGATGAGTCAATGGCTTTGGGTAAGACAGATATCGATTTATTCGGTGTTGAGAAAGGAACCCGCGGACACGAAGATGATTTAAAAGTGATTCAATCGGGGCAGCCTTTGATCGACAGCGAAAATGATGTAACCGATGCCGAAGGCCGGCCGCGATGGCTGCTTACGTCAAAAATTCCACTGTTTGATGAACAGGGCGAAGTAAACGGACTGGTGGGTATTGGTCATGATATTACCGAACGTCGCCGGGCTGAAAAAATCCAAAGGGTTTTATTTCAGATTTCTAACGCAGTGCTGATTACCAATGACTTGGAGCAACTCTTCAAAATTATCTGGGAGCAATTAAGCACATTGGTCGATACAACCAACTTCTTTATCGCCTTCTACGATGAAGAAACGGATATGTTAACTACTCCGTTTTTTAAAGATGAGAAGGATGTTTCGGAGCCCTGGCCTGCCGAAAAATCGGCTACCGGTTATGTGATTAAAAACAAAAAATCGCTCCTGGCTGATATGGAGACTTTTGGAAAGCTCGAAAAAGAAGGGGTAATTATGTCATACGGACAGGATTGCCAGATTTGGCTGGGCGTTCCTTTGCTGGTAAATGATAAGGCCATTGGGGCAATTGTAGTGCAGAGCTATAATAATCCTCAGGCTTATTCACAAAAAGATGTTGAAATGCTTGAATTTATTTCTCATCAGATAAGCCTTTCCATTCAGAGAAAAATGACAGAGCAGGATTTGCTGGTTGCTTTGGCCAAGGCAGAGGAAAGTGATCGACTGAAAACTGCATTTCTGAACAATATGTCTCACGAAATCAGAACTCCCCTGAATGGAATCCTGGGTTTTACCAGTCTTTTAAACGACCCTGATATTGATGCTGATGAACAACAATATTTCCATCGTATCATTGAACAGAATGGTCAGCAGTTGCTCTCCATTATCAACGATATCATAAATATTGCCACCATTGAAGCTGGTCAGGAAAAAGTTAGATCGGTTGCCGTAGACGTTAACGCCATGCTTGACCTGATGTTTACACAGTTTAAAATACAAAGTGCATCCAAACAATTGATGCTGAATTTTAAAACATTGCTGAGTAATGACGAAGCTATTATCAAAACAGATGAAACCAAGCTTATGCAAATAATGACAAATCTGATTGGGAATGCCCTGAAGTTTACTGATAAGGGCGTGGTTGAATTTGGTGTGAGCAGGCAGAAACAGATGCTCGAATTTTATGTTTCCGATACAGGAATTGGCATCGCTCCTGAGCTTCATAATGTGATTTTTGAAAGATTCAGGCAGGCCAATAGCAGCCTTACCAAGGAATATGGCGGTAACGGACTGGGCCTGGCTATCACCAAAGCCTATGTAAACCTGCTTGGTGGCGAAATCTGGCTTGAGTCTTCGGCAGGCAAAGGTTCAACTTTTTATTTTTCCATTCCTTACGAACCTGTTTCACCCAAAACAGAGGGCCCTGCCGAATCTACCGAACAGGCAATCTCAGTATCGGGTCATCATGGAAGAGAAAAAACGCTGCTTGTTGCGGAAGATGTGTACGCAAATTATCAGCTGCTCGAAGCCATTCTGAAAAGAAAGAATTATCACATTATTCATGTTGAAAATGGTATAGAAGCCATTGAAGCCTGTAAAAATAATCCTGAAATTGATTTGGTGCTGATGGATATGAAAATGCCTGAAATGGACGGGTATCAGGCCACTTCCATTATTAAGATTATGCGCCCGCATCTTCCGGTGGTTGCTGTTACTGCTTATGCGCTGGGCGGCGATAAGGAAAAAGCACTCAATGCCGGTTGTGATGATTATATAACCAAGCCTGTTAAGGCCGCAAATCTGCTCGAAATACTTGACAGATACCTGCACGAAGCCGATGTGTAA
- a CDS encoding TerC family protein, with amino-acid sequence MAVEIILSLLTLVLLEIVLGIDNIVFLSILSGKLPHEQQKKARRWGLILAMFLRLGLLSVITVIMQLKNELFTLFGHGFSGKDLILIGGGLFLLFKSTSEIYHKMEGEHGDISSNIRKITFANILIQILIMDMVFSLDSIITAVGMARHLWVMFAAVIISVGIMLFAAEPISKFVNTHPAFKMLALAFLLLIGFSLMSEGFGIEIPKGYIYFSMAFSLLVDVLQMQMNKKDLPPVETREHYTEK; translated from the coding sequence ATGGCTGTTGAAATAATCTTATCACTGCTCACGCTGGTACTGCTTGAAATAGTACTGGGAATCGACAATATTGTATTTCTATCCATCCTTTCGGGAAAACTACCACATGAACAGCAAAAAAAAGCCAGGCGGTGGGGACTCATACTTGCCATGTTTCTGCGTTTGGGACTTTTATCGGTTATCACTGTAATTATGCAACTGAAAAACGAATTGTTCACCCTTTTCGGACATGGATTTTCAGGCAAAGATCTGATACTGATTGGCGGCGGACTATTTCTTCTTTTCAAAAGCACCTCTGAAATTTACCACAAAATGGAGGGCGAACACGGCGACATTTCGAGCAATATCAGAAAAATAACATTTGCCAATATACTGATTCAGATTTTGATCATGGACATGGTTTTCTCACTTGACTCCATCATTACAGCTGTTGGTATGGCCAGGCATTTGTGGGTAATGTTTGCGGCAGTCATTATTTCGGTAGGCATTATGTTGTTTGCTGCAGAGCCCATCAGCAAATTTGTAAATACCCATCCAGCTTTCAAAATGCTGGCATTGGCCTTTCTGCTACTTATAGGGTTTTCACTGATGAGCGAAGGTTTTGGCATTGAAATTCCGAAGGGATATATCTATTTCTCTATGGCTTTTTCGCTGCTGGTAGATGTATTGCAAATGCAGATGAATAAGAAGGATCTCCCTCCGGTGGAAACCCGTGAGCATTATACTGAAAAATAA